From one Gadus morhua chromosome 8, gadMor3.0, whole genome shotgun sequence genomic stretch:
- the calr3b gene encoding calreticulin 3b, which translates to MQTLGLFAIILTLYIVHATEYFREQFLDGDEWRSRWVNSKHKSDYGEWKLTAGDFYGDAATDKGLQTSQDARFYAASARFEPFSNEGKTLIIQFTVKHEQKIDCGGGYVKVFPSTLDQTAMHGDSQYYIMFGPDICGYSTKKVHVIFNYKGVNHLIKKEIKCKDDELTHLYTLILNPDQTYEVRIDNEKVESGTLEEDWDFLPSKKVKDPEAKKPEDWDDRAKIDDAEDVKPEDWDKAENIPDPDAKKPEDWDVDMDGEWEPAMIPNPEYKGEWKPKQVDNPDYKGAWVHPEIDNPEYSADAAIYKFDDIGILGLDLWQVKSGTIFDNFQITDDIKEAEDFATETWGATKEPEKKMKQDQDELKRKEEDEKTKEQDAEAEDEADNDIDDGDDEDKEEDEEDEEDGLSEADEDEAVAKDEL; encoded by the exons ATGAATGGAGAAGTCGTTGGGTAAACTCCAAGCACAAGTCTGACTACGGAGAGTGGAAACTAACCGCAGGAGACTTTTATGGAGATGCTGCGACGGACAAAG gcctacagacaagCCAGGATGCGCGCTTCTATGCAGCCTCTGCCCGGTTTGAGCCCTTTAGCAATGAGGGCAAGACTCTTATCATCCAGTTCACAGTCAAGCATGAGCAGAAGATAGACTGTGGGGGTGGATACGTGAAGGTCTTCCCCTCAACACTGGATCAGACTGCAATGCATGGAGATTCTCAGTATTACATCATGTTTG GCCCTGACATCTGCGGCTACAGCACCAAAAAGGTCCATGTCATCTTCAACTACAAAGGCGTTAATCACCTCATCAAGAAGGAGATCAAGTGCAAG GACGACGAGCTGACACATCTGTACACCCTGATCCTGAACCCGGATCAGACCTATGAGGTGAGGATCGACAACGAGAAGGTGGAGTCTGGCACTCTGGAGGAGGACTGGGACTTCCTGCCATCCAAGAAGGTCAAGGACCCAGAGGCCAAGAAACCCGAGGACTGGGACGACCGCGCCAAGATCGACGACGCCGAAGACGTGAAGCCAGAG GACTGGGACAAAGCAGAAAACATCCCTGACCCCGATGCCAAGAAGCCAGAGGATTGGGACGTGGACATGGATGGAGAATGGGAGCCGGCCATGATCCCCAACCCCGAATACAAG GGAGAATGGAAACCCAAGCAGGTGGACAATCCCGACTACAAAGGAGCGTGGGTGCACCCCGAGATCGACAATCCCGAGTATAGCGCTGATGCAGCCATTTACAAGTTTGACGACATTGGAATCCTGGGCCTGGACCTGTGGCAG GTCAAATCTGGCACCATTTTCGACAACTTCCAGATCACAGATGATATCAAGGAGGCAGAAGACTTTGCCACCGAGACATGGGGAGCCACAAAG GAACCAGAGAAGAAGATGAAACAAGACCAGGATGAGCTGAagcggaaggaggaggacgagaagaCCAAGGAGCAGGACGCTGAGGCCGAAGACGAAGCCGACAACGACATCGATGACGGCGATGacgaggacaaggaggaggacgaggaagacgaggaggacggCCTTTCGGAAGCGGACGAGGATGAGGCTGTCGCTAAAGATGAGCTATAA